In the genome of Vicia villosa cultivar HV-30 ecotype Madison, WI linkage group LG7, Vvil1.0, whole genome shotgun sequence, one region contains:
- the LOC131617541 gene encoding protein neprosin-like, producing the protein MNHKLQKKPSFLNRRKNSSNSLGFHIDQCPIGTIPIRRTTSDDLFRGKLYLDNILSKEIPGKHVAEVTLVPGTYYGVGATSSVYSIKVEKGQSSAAVIWVKGGSSDNTNYIGVGWHVAPELYNDDGTHFYVVWTADNFKKTGCYNLQCPGFVQTSSDSQLGGRFDKTSTQNGEMIQIEISIYQDPKTKNWWIYNTNKMLGYFPSSIVPNLASAVEVGWTGQTRAPVNARSPPMGSGSYPDRNIVHASYFTHISYQDGSRTNQEPSKESTRIFSDAPNCYRAEYYGDEGSEYGHVIQFGGPGGDCGN; encoded by the exons ATGAATCATAAGTTGCAG AAAAAACCCAGCTTTTTAAATAGAAGAAAGAATTCATCAAATTCTCTTGGATTTCACATAGACCAATGTCCAATAGGAACGATTCCTATTAGGAGAACAACATCAGATGATTTATTTCGAGGAAAATTATATTTAGACAATATTTTATCTAAAGAGATTCCCGGTAAACAT GTTGCAGAAGTAACTCTTGTACCTGGAACTTATTATGGAGTTGGTGCCACAAGTAGTGTTTACAGTATAAAAGTAGAAAAAGGTCAATCAAGTGCAGCGGTGATATGGGTTAAAGGTGGATCTTCAGACAACACAAATTATATTGGTGTTGGATGGCAT GTGGCTCCCGAATTATACAACGATGATGGAACTCATTTCTATGTAGTATGGACG GCAGATAATTTTAAAAAGACCGGATGTTACAATTTACAATGTCCGGGTTTTGTTCAAACTAGCAGTGATTCACAACTTGGTGGACGATTTGATAAAACATCTACCCAAAATGGAGAGATGATCCAAATTGAAATATCTATTTATCAG GATCCTAAAACAAAAAATTGGTGGATATACAACACAAATAAGATGTTGGGATATTTTCCATCATCTATAGTCCCCAATTTGGCCTCTGCTGTTGAAGTAGGGTGGACTGGTCAGACAAGAGCTCCTGTGAATGCTCGTAGTCCTCCAATGGGTTCTGGATCATATCCTGATAGAAATATTGTTCATGCAAGTTATTTTACACATATTTCATATCAAGATGGATCTAGAACGAACCAAGAACCTAGCAAGGAATCGACAAGAATATTCTCCGATGCACCTAATTGCTATCGTGCTGAATACTATGGAGATGAAGGGAGTGAATATGGACATGTTATCCAATTTGGAGGACCTGGGGGCGATTGTGGTAATTAA